Proteins encoded within one genomic window of Tamandua tetradactyla isolate mTamTet1 chromosome 11, mTamTet1.pri, whole genome shotgun sequence:
- the PLEKHJ1 gene encoding pleckstrin homology domain-containing family J member 1: MRYNEKELQALSRQPAEMAAELGMRGPKKGSVVKRRLVKLVVNFLFYFRTDEAEPIGALLLEHCRVAKEEPSVFSISFIEDPERKYHFECCSEEQCQQWTEALRQASYEFMRRSLIFYRNEIQKMTGKDPLEQFGISEEARFQLSSLKA, translated from the exons ATGCGCTACAACGAGAAGGAGCTGCAGGCGCTGTCGCGGCAGCCGGCCGAAATGGCGGCCGAGCTGGGCATGCGGGGCCCCAAGAAGGGCAGCG TGGTGAAGCGACGGCTGGTGAAGCTAGTGGtaaatttcctcttctatttccGGACGGACGAAGCCGAG CCCATCGGAGCCCTGTTATTGGAGCACTGCAGAGTCGCCAAGGAAGAGCCCAGCGTCTTCTCCATCA GTTTCATTGAGGACCCAGAAAGGAAGTATCACTTTGAGTGTTGCAGTGAGGAACAGTGTCAGCAGTGGACAGAGGCTTTGCGTCAGGCCAG CTACGAGTTCATGCGTAGAAGTTTGATCTTCTACAGGAACGAGATTCAGAAGATGACAGGCAAG GACCCCCTGGAGCAGTTCGGCATTTCCGAGGAAGCCCGGTTCCAGCTGAGCAGTTTGAAGGCATGA
- the AMH gene encoding muellerian-inhibiting factor yields MHGPPSLLVFVAMGAVLAAEDPRGEVPSTPAFAQEPVRSTVHNEGLSFGRDWDWRPGSPGDPLCLVKLDRGSSSTPLQVAGAISSYEWAFLEAVRGARWGPRDLATFGVCRLSDQLAALAPLRRLRTWLQEPRVQRLVVLHLEEVAWEPTPMLRFQEPPPGEASPPEMALLVLYPGPGPEVTVTGAGLPEAQSLCPSRDTRYLVLHVEHPAGAWHGSGLALSLRPREDGPPLSTAQLQTLLFGADARCFTRMTPALLLLPRPGLTLLPAHGRLDTVPVPPFKLSPEPEEPPASTDPFLETLTHLVRALRGPPGPASPPRLALDPGALAGSPQGLINLSDPAALERLLDGEEPLLLLLPPPTAAEESAPLPEAVETPWAAGLARRVAAKLQAAAAELRSIPDLPPAAAPLLTRLVALCTGPGGGDRPWTPLRALLLLKALQGLRAERRGRERAVGRSQRSAGAGGDGPCALRELSVDLRAERSVLIPETYQANNCQGACAWPQSDRNPHYGNHAVLLLKMQARGAALARPPCCVPTAYAGKVLISLAEERISARHVPNMVATECGCR; encoded by the exons ATGCACGGTCCACCCTCTCTCCTGGTGTTCGTGGCCATGGGGGCTGTGTTGGCAGCTGAGGATCCCAGAGGAGAGGTCCCCAGCACCCCAGCCTTTGCCCAGGAGCCAGTCAGAAGCACTGTGCATAATGAGGGCCTCAGCTTTGGGAGAGACTGGGACTGGCGTCCAGGCAGCCCCGGGGATCCCCTGTGCCTGGTGAAGCTGGACAGGGgcagcagtagcaccccactgCAAGTGGCAGGTGCCATCAGCAGCTACGAATGGGCCTTCTTGGAGGCTGTGAGGGGTGCCCGCTGGGGTCCCCGCGACTTGGCCACCTTTGGGGTTTGCCGCCTCAGCGACCAGCTGGCAGCCCTAGCACCCTTGAGGCGGCTGAGAACTTGGTTGCAGGAGCCCAGGGTGCAGCGCCTGGTGGTCCTTCACCTGGAGGAAG TAGCGTGGGAGCCGACCCCCATGCTGAGGTTCCAGGAGCCCCCACCTGGAGAAGCCAGTCCCCCGGAAATGGCGCTGCTGGTGCTGTACCCAGGGCCGGGCCCTGAGGTCACTGTCACTGGGGCTGGGCTGCCCGAAGCCCAG AGTCTCTGCCCGTCCCGGGACACCCGCTACCTAGTGCTGCACGTGGAACACCCGGCAGGGGCCTGGCACGGCTCCGGGCTCGCGCTGAGCCTGCGGCCCCGCGAAGACG GGCCCCCCCTAAGCACCGCCCAGCTGCAGACGCTGCTGTTCGGAGCCGACGCCCGCTGCTTCACGCGGATGACCCCGGCCCTGCTCCTGCTGCCGCGGCCCGGGCTCACGCTGTTGCCCGCGCACGGCCGGCTGGACACGGTACCCGTCCCGCCGTTCAA ACTGTCCCCGGAGCCCGAGGAGCCGCCGGCCAGCACCGACCCCTTCCTGGAGACGCTCACGCACCTGGTGCGCGCGCTGCGGGGCCCCCCGGGCCCAGCCTCGCCGCCGCGCCTCGCCCTGGACCCGGGCGCGCTGGCCGGCTCCCCGCAAGGCCTCATCAACCTGTCCGATCCCGCGGCCCTGGAGCGCCTACTCGATGGCGAGGagccgctgctgctgctgctacctcCGCCCACCGCCGCCGAAGAGTCCGCGCCGTTGCCGGAAGCCGTCGAGACGCCGTGGGCCGCGGGCCTGGCGCGCCGCGTGGCCGCCAAGCTGCAGGCGGCGGCCGCCGAGCTGCGCAGCATCCCGGACCTGCCGCCCGCCGCCGCGCCGCTGCTCACGCGCCTGGTCGCGCTGTGCACGGGCCCCGGAGGCGGCGACCGGCCCTGGACCCCGCTGCGCGCGCTGTTGCTGCTCAAGGCCCTGCAGGGGCTGCGTGCGGAGCGGCGCGGGCGGGAGCGGGCGGTGGGGCGGTCGCAGCGCAGCGCCGGGGCGGGCGGCGACGGGCCGTGCGCGCTGCGGGAGCTGAGCGTCGACCTGCGCGCCGAGCGTTCCGTGCTCATCCCGGAGACCTACCAGGCCAACAACTGTCAGGGTGCCTGTGCCTGGCCGCAGTCCGACCGCAACCCGCACTACGGCAACCACGCGGTGCTGCTGCTCAAGATGCAGGCGCGCGGGGCCGCCCTGGCGCGGCCGCCCTGCTGCGTGCCCACGGCCTACGCGGGCAAGGTCCTCATCAGCCTGGCAGAGGAGCGCATCAGCGCGCGCCACGTCCCCAATATGGTGGCCACCGAGTGCGGTTGCCGCTGA
- the SF3A2 gene encoding splicing factor 3A subunit 2 — MDFQHRPGGKTGSGGVASSSESNRDRRERLRQLALETIDINKDPYFMKNHLGSYECKLCLTLHNNEGSYLAHTQGKKHQTNLARRAAKEAKEAPAQPAPEKVKVEVKKFVKIGRPGYKVTKQRDTEMGQQSLLFQIDYPEIAEGIVPRHRFMSAYEQRIEPPDRRWQYLLMAAEPYETIAFKVPSREIDKAEGKFWTHWNRETKQFFLQFHFKMEKPPAPPSLPAGPPGVKRPPPPLMNGLPPRPPLPESLPPPPPGGLPLPPMPPTGPAPSGPPGPPQLPPPAPGVHPPAPVVHPPASAVHPPAPGVHPPAPVVHPATSGVHPPAPGVHPPAPGVHPPAPGVHPQAPGVHPQAPGVHPPTPGVHPPAPGVHPPAPGVHPPPSAGVHPQGPGGHPPAAVHPQAPGVHPQPPVVHPQAPGIHPAAPGVHPAAPGVHPPAPGVHPQPPGVHPANPGVHPPTPLPPMLRPPLPTDGPGSLPPPPPTN, encoded by the exons ATGGACTTCCAGCATCGACCTGGGGGCAAGACCGGGAGTGGAGGCGTGGCCTCCTCCTCAGAGAGCAACCGGGACCGCCGTGAGCGCCTCCGGCAGCTGGCCCTGGAGACCATCGACATCAATAAG GACCCATATTTTATGAAAAACCACCTGGGCTCCTACGAGTGCAAGCTCTGCCTGACGTTGCACAACAACGAG GGGAGTTACCTTGCACACACTCAAGGGAAAAAGCACCAGACCAACTT GGCCCGGCGAGCCGCCAAGGAAGCCAAGGAGGCCCCCGCCCAGCCGGCGCCAGAGAAGGTCAAGGTGGAGGTGAAGAAGTTTGTGAAAATCGGCCGCCCGGGCTACAAAG TGACCAAGCAAAGGGACACAGAGATGGGCCAGCAGAGTCTCCTCTTCCAG ATTGACTACCCGGAGATCGCCGAGGGTATTGTACCTCGTCACCGCTTCATGTCCGCCTACGAGCAGAGGATTGAGCCCCCGGACAGGCGTTGGCAGTACCTGCTGATGGCTGCCGAGCCCTATGAGACCATTGCCTTCAAG GTGCCAAGCAGAGAGATTGATAAGGCTGAAGGCAAGTTTTGGACTCACTGGAACAGGGAAACCAAGCAG TTCTTCCTCCAGTTCCACTTTAAGATGGAGAAGCCACCAGCTCCCCCCAGCCTCCCTGCTGGGCCTCCAGGGGTAAagcggcccccacccccactgatgAATGGTTTGCCTCCTCGGCCACCACTGCCCGAGTCTCTGCCCCCACCTCCGCCAGGAGGCCTGCCTCTGCCTCCTATGCCTCCCACTGGGCCGGCACCTTCAGGGCCCCCTGGACCACCCCAGCTGCCCCCACCAGCTCCTGGGGTCCACCCCCCAGCTCCAGTGGTCCATCCTCCAGCCTCGGCTGTCCACCCTCCAGCACCTGGGGTCCATCCCCCAGCACCAGTGGTTCATCCAGCGACCTCTGGAGTTCATCCCCCTGCTCCAGGTGTCCACCCTCCTGCTCCAGGTGTCCACCCTCCTGCTCCAGGGGTCCACCCCCAAGCCCCAGGGGTCCATCCCCAAGCCCCAGGCGTCCATCCCCCTACTCCTGGGGTCCACCCACCAGCCCCAGGGGtccaccccccagccccaggggTCCACCCTCCCCCATCTGCCGGAGTTCATCCCCAGGGCCCAGGGGGACACCCACCGGCTGCAGTTCACCCCCAGGCCCCAGGGGTTCACCCCCAGCCTCCAGTGGTCCATCCTCAGGCACCAGGGATCCACCCAGCAGCCCCTGGGGTCCATCCAGCAGCTCCTGGGGTCCATCCTCCAGCTCCTGGGgtccacccccagcctcctggtGTTCACCCTGCAAACCCCGGGGTGCACCCCCCAACACCCTTGCCCCCAATGCTAAGGCCCCCGCTTCCTACCGACGGCCCTGGGAGCCTGCCGCCTCCCCCTCCTACCAACTGA